Within the Maribacter sp. BPC-D8 genome, the region GTATAAATACATAAGTGATAAAAAGGAATAGTTATTACCACAGCTATTCCTTTTCATAATTTCAAATACTATGATAACAACAGCGTATAACAAAATTGAAGTCACATTGGCTGAATTGTTTGAAGACGCCAAGTACGACCAATTAAGAATAATGAAGGCCTTGGCAAAAAGTATTATTGGTCCCATGAAACCTTCAGATTTTAAAGACGCATATCTATCAATTTCAAAAAAACAAGGCGTTGATCTAGTCCAATTAATAAAAGAAAATGAGTTAAAAAACATTGTAGAATTCGGTACTTCTTTTGGTATATCTACATTGTATTTAGCAGAAGGGGTGCTAGAAATAGAAGGCAGTATTATTACAACTGAACTAATAGCTTCTAAGGCAGAAAAAGCCATTGAGAATTTTAAAAAAGCCGGAGTTGACCATCGAATTGAAGTAAGGATTGGGAATGCTATCGATACGTTAAAAGGGCATTCAGAACCTGTAGATTTATTATTTCTAGATGGTTGGAAAGATTTATACTTATCGCTATTTCAAATGCTAGAACCAAATTTTCATAACAACACCATTATTTATGTTGATAATGCAGATATGTCTGATACACAGCGGTTTTTAAGTGTTATTAGTCAAAATAAGAAGTACCATTTAGTATCAAAATATGGTGGTAAAGTAGTCATTATAAAAATTAAATAACATGAGCGATATAGCATTATGCCCAACATGCGGCAGCAAGTCAAAATTTAAAGAGAAAAACGGCGAAACAACTTATGAAGCAGTTCAAGATGAAGAGGCTTTCAAAAAAATAGGTCAATTGAAAAAGGCTATGCAAAAGTTTAAGGCGAAAGCTGAGTCTTTAGAAAAAGAATTGAACGCGTTGAAAGCTACCTTGTAATATGGGATTTTTAAAAAGAAATTACGGGTGGATGATAGTTGCTGTTTTAGCAATTATTCCATTGTTTATTTTAAGCAGCATGTTTAAAATTGATACCACCAATGGTTTTGTTTTAAGCTTGGTTGATAACGGTGGTAAAGAAGGCATGTCCACATTAGAAATGCTTTACCATATTTCGGGCGAGTTTGCTATTCGATGGATGACAGCTGTACTAACCTGTACCCCTTTCTTCATACTTTTCGGTGTCAATAATCTCTTTGTACGTCAAGCAATGGGTATTGCAACAGCAGTTTGGAGCTTGTTACATTTTATTATTTTTATATGGGCAGAAGGTTTTTTAGAAACCTTTACACAAGTAAATTATGTAGCAGGCTTTATAGCTATTTTAATATTGATTCCACTACTATTTACTTCAAATAGAAAATGGATGAAGAAGTTAAAACGAACATGGAAAAAACTTCAGAGTTGGGCATATGCAGCAATTGTACTTAGTCTTTTACATGTAGCAATTTTAGAAAAAACATGGCTAATTTATGCTATAATCGTTGGTATTGGTTTTATCATTAGAATACCATTTATCAAAGAGAAATTGATAGCATTAAGAACAAAAAAATCAAGTATAGCTTAAGGTAAAGACATTAAAATAATATAGCATGAAAATAGCAGTAACATCAGCAAGTGGAAAATTAGGTGCATCTATTGTTAAGCATCTAGTAAGTTTAATTGGTAAAGAAAATGTAATCGGTATTGCCAGAACCGTTGAAAAGGCAACGTATTTAGGCATAGAGATTAGAAAAGGTGATTACAATAGTCGCGAAGACTTTAACCAAGCATTACAAGGTGTCGATGCAGTTCTTTTAGTTTCTGGTATGGACGAACCTCAAAAACGTATTGAACAACACAGAAATGTAATAGAAGCAGCCAAGCAAAATGGCCTTCAGAAAATAGTGTACACCAGTATTGTCGGTGATGAAGATAAAAATGCCTTCAGCCCTATTGTGCAGAGTAACAGACAGACAGAAAAAGACGTACAGGCATCAGGTTTACAATGGGTAATTGGCAGAAACGGAATTTATATAGAACCAGATTTAGAGTATATAGATACCTATGTAAAAGAAGGCAGAATCGAGAACTGTGCGGGTCAAGGTAAATGTACCTATACCAGTAGAGAAGAATTAGGTTTTGCATATGCTAAAATGCTCACCGAAGACAAGCATAATGGTAATATTTACAATCTAGTTGGCGAGCCTGTTACGCAAAGTGAATTGGCAGAAAATATTAATAAGGTATATGGTACCAACCTAATCTATAATTCGGTGACCGTTGAAAATTATGCCGCAGATAGAAGAGCCGCATTAGGTGATTTTATCGGTACCGTAATTGCAGGCATTTACGAGGGTATAAAAAGCGGAGCGAATAACGTACCTTCAGAATATGAGAAAGCAACTGGTAGAGCTCCAAAATCTCTTTTTGAGATGATTTCTGATTTTAAGAATAATGACTAATTACATTTAAAGACAAAGTACATGGTGTTCCAGATACCGTGTACTTTGTTTTTAATTTTGAATAATAGAATATGGGAATAGTTGAATCCATCATAAAAAAGGTCCTTGAAAAGGGAACCATTATAGAGAAAACAAAACTTTCAGATTCGGTTTATAAAATCCGGATTCAAAGTGACGGCATTGGTAACTATGATTTTGAACCAGGACACTTTTTAAGATTAGGTGTCGGTATTGGTAAAGATGATATTTCTTTAAAAGATAAAGTCAGAAGTTATAGTGCTTGGGATATCAACAAAGAGAAAAATACTTTAGATATTGCTATCGCAACGCATAGTCAAGGCATCGGAGCACAATGGGTAGAAACCTGTGGCCCAAATGATACGGTGTATTTCAAATGGAAAAAAGGAAAATTTTTAGTTGATGATTCAGCTAATAGTTATCTAATGATCGGTGATTTATCAGCATTATCACATTTGTATATCATCAATCGAAATCTTGCGGATAATAAACAGATTAAGAGTGTTGTTTACAGTCAAGACAGTATCGATTTTTTTGCAGATGTTGATGGGGCAAATCCCTTTGATTTTCATGTGATGAGTGAAAATCCATCCACAGAAATTATCCAAAAATTAAATAGTATAATTCCTGAGATGAAAGGCGATACCATAGTGTATATCGCTGGTGATAGTCGCGTTTGTATTG harbors:
- a CDS encoding O-methyltransferase, with the translated sequence MITTAYNKIEVTLAELFEDAKYDQLRIMKALAKSIIGPMKPSDFKDAYLSISKKQGVDLVQLIKENELKNIVEFGTSFGISTLYLAEGVLEIEGSIITTELIASKAEKAIENFKKAGVDHRIEVRIGNAIDTLKGHSEPVDLLFLDGWKDLYLSLFQMLEPNFHNNTIIYVDNADMSDTQRFLSVISQNKKYHLVSKYGGKVVIIKIK
- a CDS encoding ferric reductase-like transmembrane domain-containing protein gives rise to the protein MGFLKRNYGWMIVAVLAIIPLFILSSMFKIDTTNGFVLSLVDNGGKEGMSTLEMLYHISGEFAIRWMTAVLTCTPFFILFGVNNLFVRQAMGIATAVWSLLHFIIFIWAEGFLETFTQVNYVAGFIAILILIPLLFTSNRKWMKKLKRTWKKLQSWAYAAIVLSLLHVAILEKTWLIYAIIVGIGFIIRIPFIKEKLIALRTKKSSIA
- a CDS encoding SDR family oxidoreductase, producing the protein MKIAVTSASGKLGASIVKHLVSLIGKENVIGIARTVEKATYLGIEIRKGDYNSREDFNQALQGVDAVLLVSGMDEPQKRIEQHRNVIEAAKQNGLQKIVYTSIVGDEDKNAFSPIVQSNRQTEKDVQASGLQWVIGRNGIYIEPDLEYIDTYVKEGRIENCAGQGKCTYTSREELGFAYAKMLTEDKHNGNIYNLVGEPVTQSELAENINKVYGTNLIYNSVTVENYAADRRAALGDFIGTVIAGIYEGIKSGANNVPSEYEKATGRAPKSLFEMISDFKNND
- a CDS encoding siderophore-interacting protein, producing MGIVESIIKKVLEKGTIIEKTKLSDSVYKIRIQSDGIGNYDFEPGHFLRLGVGIGKDDISLKDKVRSYSAWDINKEKNTLDIAIATHSQGIGAQWVETCGPNDTVYFKWKKGKFLVDDSANSYLMIGDLSALSHLYIINRNLADNKQIKSVVYSQDSIDFFADVDGANPFDFHVMSENPSTEIIQKLNSIIPEMKGDTIVYIAGDSRVCIALTNYFRKELNWSTKQIKTKPFWNPDKKGLE